The following coding sequences are from one Bufo bufo chromosome 2, aBufBuf1.1, whole genome shotgun sequence window:
- the MTRFR gene encoding probable peptide chain release factor C12orf65 homolog, mitochondrial has protein sequence MSSSVIYCLSNLLSWKPWIPGKQLQFLKPWTVGILTQRVLTKDPSCELLELNEKDLDEQFVRGHGPGGQATNKTNNCVVLKHIPSGIVVKCHQTRSVEVNRIRARRILQEKVDLFYKGESSDIFKQKEESERKKQEKRKKAKDNLEKKKYFKEMQNSEIKD, from the exons ATGTCGTCCTCCGTCATCTATTGTTTGTCTAACCTGCTGTCTTGGAAACCATGGATTCCTGGGAAGCAGCTCCAATTCTTAAAACCATGGACTGTGGGGATATTAACCCAAAGAGTGCTGACAAAAGATCCATCATGTGAATTACTAGAACTCAATGAGAAGGACCTGGATGAACAGTTTGTCCGAGGACATGGCCCTGGAGGACAGGCTACAAACAAAACTAATAACTGTGTTGTATTGAAGCACATTCCTTCTGGTATAGTAGTTAAG TGCCACCAAACCAGGTCCGTGGAGGTTAATAGGATAAGAGCTAGAAGAATACTTCAGGAAAAAGTTGATCTTTTCTATAAAGGAGAAAGCAGTGATATCTTCAAGCAAAAAGAAGAatcagaaagaaaaaaacaagagaaaagaaaaaaagccaaAGATAATttggaaaagaaaaaatatttcaaaGAGATGCAGAACTCAGAAATCAAGGACTAG